The following coding sequences lie in one Aricia agestis chromosome 10, ilAriAges1.1, whole genome shotgun sequence genomic window:
- the LOC121730867 gene encoding cytochrome P450 4C1-like, translated as MILFFVVTVTVLWVILFRYRRRRMYELAALVAAPDVELPIIGISFSLIGNNQKVLATLQSFSYQAMKHGGILRSWLNYRLYFLMVNPEDIEIILKQSLEKDELVESIREVLGYGSIFAPVSIWRRRRKILAPAFKQKIIEGYMEIFYNQAESLTTKLHSFAGTGTFDIFPFITANSFNAVCETAMGVNLDVVKNRETNILTSLTHVLHVTCHRVFRVWMHPTWSFKLFPCYTGFKRCMDVLNGFIDDVIEKKQMEFKIEKNSLTEADKNYQCQNSKSFLEYLIELSQADKGYNEVELREEMMTLLIAGTDTSALATSYTLLLLAKYPKIQEKAYQEILEVFQGSDRPVVKEDLLKLKYVEMVIKESMRLYPPVPFIVRKIETELPLSSGKILPANSGGVISIWGVHRDPKYWGPDAEHFNPDRFATEQVRTQHPCLFMPFSTGIRNCLGTQYAMLAIKTTLATILRKYKIVGQEESSPIPNIPCKLEIMMKAVDGYHIAIEERKVVNM; from the exons atgatctTGTTTTTCGTAGTGACGGTTACAGTGTTGTGGGTTATTCTCTTTCGGTACAGAAGAAGAAGAATGTATGAGTTGGCTGCTCTAGTAGCAGCGCCAGACGTTGAGTTGCCCATTATAGGAATATCTTTCAGCCTGATTGGTAATAACCAAA aGGTTTTAGCTACACTACAAAGTTTTAGCTACCAGGCTATGAAACATGGTGGCATTCTAAGGAGCTGGCTGAACTATAGACTATACTTTT taATGGTGAATCCCGAAGACATAGAAATTATACTAAAACAGAGTCTAGAGAAGGACGAATTGGTGGAATCGATAAGAGAGGTACTGGGATACGGCAGTATATTTGCGCCAG TTTCGATATGGAGAAGACGTCGCAAAATTTTAGCGCCTGCTTTCAAGCAAAAAATCATTGAGGGCTACATGGAAATATTCTATAACCAGGCCGAGAGTTTAACGACGAAACTGCATAGCTTTGCCGGCACCGGGACTTTTGACATCTTCCCCTTTATTACAGCTAACTCCTTTAACGCAGTTTGTG AAACCGCGATGGGAGTGAATTTGGATGTCGTGAAGAATCGAGAGACGAACATTTTGACTTCCCTCACGCACGTCCTACATGTAACGTGTCACAGAGTATTCCGCGTATGGATGCATCCCACATGGAGCTTCAAACTATTCCCTTGCTACACAGGATTCAAGAGATGCATGGACGTTCTGAATGGATTCATAGATGAC GTTATAGAAAAGAAGCAAATGGAATTCAAAATAGAGAAAAACAGCTTGACAGAAGCCGACAAAAATTACC aatGTCAAAATTCCAAAAGTTTTCTCGAGTACCTGATAGAACTGTCACAGGCTGACAAGGGATACAACGAAGTGGAGTTGAGGGAGGAGATGATGACGTTGCTCATAGCCGGCACTGACACGTCGGCCCTAGCGACCAGCTACACTCTGCTGCTGCTGGCCAAGTACCCCAAGATACAGGAGAAGGCTTATCAGGA gaTTTTAGAAGTTTTCCAAGGATCAGATAGACCTGTGGTCAAAGAAGACTTACTTAAGCTTAAGTACGTTGAGATGGTGATAAAGGAGAGCATGAGACTGTATCCCCCAGTGCCGTTTATCGTAAGGAAAATTGAGACGGAATTACCattat CTTCAGGAAAGATTCTGCCCGCTAATTCCGGTGGGGTGATCTCGATATGGGGGGTGCATCGAGACCCCAAGTACTGGGGACCGGACGCTGAACATTTCAACCCGGACAGGTTTGCTACGGAACAAGTGAGGACGCAACACCCCTGCCTCTTCATGCCCTTCAGTACTGGGATCAGAAATTGCCTTG GTACGCAATATGCTATGTTAGCGATAAAAACGACGCTGGCGACAATTTTGAGAAAATACAAAATCGTTGGTCAGGAAGAATCAAGTCCCATTCCAAACATTCCCTGTAAATTGGAAATCATGATGAAAGCTGTTGACGGTTACCACATTGCTATAGAAGAAAGGAAAGTTGTTAATATGTAA